Within the Opitutaceae bacterium TAV5 genome, the region CTCTGCGTCAACGCCCACATCCGCGACGGTGACGCCGATGCCGCTTACGACCACGCCGTGGCCGAACTCGGCGAACTCCACGCGCTCCTCAGCCTCCCGAGCACGCTCGCGCCCGCCCCGCTCATCGACCCCGGACCCGTGACCGTGCCGCCCGGCAATTTCTCGCGGGAAAATTTCGAGCGTGCCGTCGAGGCCGGGAAAGAGTTCATCCGGGCCGGCGACATCATCCAGTTCGTGCCTTCGCAGCGGTTTACCAAGCCCTTCGCGCGCACGCCGCTCGATCTCTACCGCGCGCTCCGCACGGTCAATCCGTCGCCCTACATGTTCATCCTCGACGCGGGGGATTTTGCCATCGTCGGCGCCTCGCCCGAGGTGCACGTGCGCCTCACCGACGGCCTCGTGGAAATCCGTCCCATTGCCGGCACGCGCAAGCGCGGCGCCACGCATGCCGACGACCTCGCGCTCGAAAAAGACCTCCTCGCCGACCAGAAGGAGCGCGCCGAACACCTCATGCTCGTGGACCTCGCGCGCAACGACATCGGCCGCGTCTGCGAATACGGCAGCGTGACGGTGCCCGAGATGATGGTGATCGAACGCTACTCGCACGTCATGCACATCGTGTCGCAAGTGGAGGGCCGTATCGCTCCCGGCAAGACAGCGTACGACCTGATGCGGGCGACTTTCCCGGCGGGCACGGTCAGCGGCGCTCCGAAAATCCGCGCCATGCAGATCATCGCCGACAGCGAGCCGGACCAGCGCGGTTTTTATGCCGGCGCGCTCGGCTACATCGGTTACGATGGCAACCTCGACACCTGCATCATGCTGCGCACCTCGCTGATCAGGGACGGCAAGATTCACATCCAGGCCGGCGCCGGCGTCGTCGCCGACAGCGACCCCGCGAGCGAATACCAGGAGACGATCAACAAGGCCTCCGCGCTCTTCAAGGCCGTGGCGATCGCCGAGCGGCTGTGAACGAAGTACGGAAATACGGCAGTTGCGGCGCAGCCGCCCTGGAGTGCGGCACTCCCGTGCCGCTTTAAAATAAAACCCGGCCAATGAAAAATCCCGAACCCTCATGGCCGCACGCCCCGACGCACCAACTTTCCGCGAGAGGCACCTATTTCGTCACAGCGAGCACCTGTCAAAAAGCGCATCACTTTCGCGGAC harbors:
- a CDS encoding anthranilate synthase subunit I (with component II, the glutamine amidotransferase, catalyzes the formation of anthranilate from chorismate and glutamine); amino-acid sequence: MTIFPDRAAFRELAAQGNIIPVYADLMADFETPVSAYAKLKAAGPSFLLESIEGGEHLSRYSFIGCRPRKIFACGPDTTEIRTPGASGRPGQPPAVQTVPTPADPLTLIEQEMSGFTPVTIPGLPRFTGGAVGFIGYEYVTRIEPTVPAAAPVNDLGTPILYFMLADSLLIFDRAKQTLRLCVNAHIRDGDADAAYDHAVAELGELHALLSLPSTLAPAPLIDPGPVTVPPGNFSRENFERAVEAGKEFIRAGDIIQFVPSQRFTKPFARTPLDLYRALRTVNPSPYMFILDAGDFAIVGASPEVHVRLTDGLVEIRPIAGTRKRGATHADDLALEKDLLADQKERAEHLMLVDLARNDIGRVCEYGSVTVPEMMVIERYSHVMHIVSQVEGRIAPGKTAYDLMRATFPAGTVSGAPKIRAMQIIADSEPDQRGFYAGALGYIGYDGNLDTCIMLRTSLIRDGKIHIQAGAGVVADSDPASEYQETINKASALFKAVAIAERL